The Buteo buteo chromosome 23, bButBut1.hap1.1, whole genome shotgun sequence genome contains the following window.
TAAGGtgaattttaaaacctgaagGTAAAGGTTGTTAGGAGCAAACTAACCTATGTCTGTAGAGCTGAATGGCCTTTCTGGGGCATCAAGTGTTCTTAATTGATAGATGTTCTTGTTTCTGAGAATGTGGGTGTTGATTGGGAGTAAATTTAAACTTGGGGGAAACTGGTCAAGTGACGAAGTGAAGAAGGTCTGAGCAGGCCTGTGTTTGGACTGGGGAAAAGGAGGGTGCTGGCTTTATCTTCCCCATACTGCTTTAGCTCATTGAAGCACAACTTAAATGAGGAGGCAAAAAGTAATAATGTTTATTAAGGCATTGGGAAGTAAAAAACCCATCAGAAGGATGTCAATTGCCATGCTGACTTTATAATTACAAATACATCTACTAGAGTAGCAATCGTACAGAAGCCTCtggcttctccttttttttccagatcagcCCATAAGCTTACCAACAAAATTGCTGCAGCTTGGGTGGCTGCTGCAACAAGTTACGCATGGTGCCTGTGCATTAGGGGTGTAGGAGGAGTTTTTTATTTGTGTGCTGTAGCTTCATTAACAAAAATACATCTGAAGTGACATCAGGTGTCCCTTCTTCCCTTGGGGTTTGTGCGCAGCTGTAGCAGGCTGCGTGCTTAAAGGACGGGAGCATTGGGCAAAGTCTAAAACCATGAGTGCCTGCAACAGGGAGAGTCCCCTCTGTCGGGCCCGTGGTTATAGGTGTAGCTACCTGGGGAAGCTTGCTGCTAAAATTATACCTTGTAGTCTGACTTGGATATTTGGTGTCAGCATCTCCACACTGCAGCTGGTACAGTTATTCTGGTAAATTCCCCAGTGTGGAAAAGCTGCAAGTGCTGGGAGCAAGGGTAGGGGCTGGTGGGAGCCTTTGAGATCTgacactgccccccccccccagctgtgcTCATGGCCATGGTGACACTGTGGGGTCCTGCAAGACTAGGGTAAAACTTGCTGCGGTCTTGGCTGCGGGTGATTAACTGCTGCCTGGAAAATGGTATGTGCGCAAAATGCTCTCGTTCTCATTGTAAATTTTGTGGATACAAGGACACTTGGGAGAAAAAGAGCTAATGGAAAGAAATGCCCAAGCCAGAAGTACAGATGCAGTCAGAATTAAGGCCATTATGTGAAATCCTCTCtcactttaaaatttaatttctgtcttgCAAAGGAAGATTCGCAAGGCTTTTTAAATTCGTAAGGCTTTAAGCTGTAAAAATTGATGTTGCTCGGGGAAGAGATTAATGGCTtgcagcagccctgctgggTTCTGATGAACTAGTCAGCTGGGAAGTAGCATGCCTTTAACCTTTCCAGTTTCCTCGTTCAAGtagtaacatttaaaatttggtGCGCAAAGCCATGGAGTCTTGCAAGTGCGTTGCTGTGTTGGTGATGCGATTGTCTCCAGAACAAAACGCCTACAAATAATACATGACAAAATTAGCATTGCACCACTTATATTTATGCGAGCTGTCATGGCTAGACCCTGTGCCGGCTGCGGTGGTGGTAACTGTGCAGTGGTTTTCAGCTTGGTTCCACGGCCATCGGGATCCAGACCTCAGAGGGCGTCTGCCTGGCCGTGGAGAAGAGGATCACCTCCCCGCTCATGGAACCCAGCAGCATCGAGAAGATTGTAGAAATCGATTCCCACATAGGTAAGGAGAAAGAAGTGAGCTTTGGGTGCCCCTGTGGTAGAGCCCTAGGAGCATCCCTCAAGTTTTggagattatatatatatagagagagatattaaaaataagactcTGTCCCCTGGGAGTGTCAGAAGTGGTGTTTCAGGTCTAGCCTTCCCttcaggcagctctgctgagctgagTGGGACCGCTCATCCCTCTCTGAGCACCAGGTCCTGGTCACTGGTTTTCCAGGCTCCAGGCCAGCAGGACATAGTTACAGGAGCAGGAAGAGGCAGCTGAAGCACCCCCCCGTCTCAATGACCTCCCTCATGAAATCTCATCCCAAATTTAGATCTGGGAGGGCAGGGAATTACTGCAAAAGGCTTGACTCGAGGCCAGTTTCTCCTGGAGCACTAATGTTAGCCTGTACCCCTGCTTGCAGCAGCCTCCTGCATCGTGAGGGGGCCCACGACAGGCTCATTACCAAATATGTCGCCTTGAAAAGCAGGAGACCTCCAAAATACCCGTGTTGCTGATGACACGGGTGATGGAAGTGGCTCTTCAAGAGTCTAATTTCCTCCTCCTGTGTGCTTGCGATACAGCCTCTCTCTTCCTGGAGCAGGATCTGTGCTGGAATCTCCTGCTGCATCCCCCCCAGCTATGGGTCAGCCAGCCCTCCCTGCAGTGGCAGGGATGAATGAGTTCCCCTTCCAAGCAGGTTGTGTTTCTGTCAGTTACCTTCTCTTGTAAGGCCTCAAATGTGGCTCCTTTAACCTGTTCAGGTTTGGGATGGGTGAGAGGTGTGACTGGGAGAACTTGGTTACGTACCTGCCCTTCAGCTGAGTGTCCATCTTTCCTCTTGAGCAAATCTGTTTCGCTcccgtcctccttcctttccagcaTGCTGCggtgcagtgctgctgtgtgctCCCACGCAGGGACCCGCTCCAGCCTGCAGCCTTTTGTATGTCACCAGGGGCTTAAGTCTGGGGGAAGAGTGCATTACTAATAATTGGTGAAATGACCTGTGGTTTCCCTCTCTGATTCCAGGGTGTGCCATGAGTGGCTTAATAGCTGATGCAAAGACTTTAATTGATAAAGCAAGAGTGGAGACTCAGGTAAGACTTGACATTTATCTTCTTAAAACAATAGCACTAGTCTCAGGGGTGTCTCAGAAGTCTCTGGCATGGGAAGGTTGTTACAGCAAAGGAGCTGGTGTGGAGTGGGAGGCTTGCGGGGAGCGTAGCTTCCTGCATTGGGCTTTTGCAGAACAAACAGGTGGGGTCTcgtgtggttttttcctctttggtaTTGCACATTTGCTGGGAATCTTATGGCAGGTTCTCCAGTGGTCTCAGTGCTGGCAGATGCGCTCTAGTGAATGTGTGGGGCTGTGTGTCTGACTTTGTTTTGACAAAAGACTGGTTATATTGGTTATATTTTTGACCCTTTAAATTTACTCGGTGCCTCACGTACTTGGAGGTCCCAGGTACAAATCTCTGTGCTGTAGTAAAGACTTTTCCTGTGAGGTTTTCCTGCACATCAGCGCTCTTCCAACCTCTGGAGAGCTGGATAACCCCATCACTCCAGAAACAGATACTGGAATAAAGTGCTTCAGCCTTGCATTTTGCCTGTTGGCATCtatattgggtttgtgtggcaaggttttggtagtggggtgGCTACAGGGgtagcttctgtgagaagctgctagaagcttcccccatgtctgacagagccaatacgagccggctccaagttggacccactgctggccaaggccgagcccatcagcaatggtggtagcgcctctaacgtatttaagaagggaaaaaaaactttgctgcagcacagaaactgcagccacagagaggagtgagaacatgtaagagaaacaatcCAAGGCCTAGCTATTCCAAGGTTTCTGGGGGATCCCTGCACAAGCTTCCCAGCTTGTTCTGCACTTCCCGCTTTCTTCCTGGCACTTCCCTCTTGCGGCTGAACAGGCTGTGCCCCGGTGCCAGCAGCCTgcctggaggggctggagggaagTAGACTTCGTGGCTATGCAGGGCATCACTCCACCCTGCCGTGTGAACGATCTGGGATTGTCATATTTTTGGGAACAAGGTGataaattgatattttttttttttctgcagaatcaCTGGTTCACCTACAACGAAACCATGACAGTGGAGAGCGTGACACAGGCCGTGTCCAACCTGGCGCTGCAGTTTGGGGAGGAGGACGCAGACCCAGGAGCAATGGTGTGGAGCTGGGGCGGTGCTGTTGACTCCTCTCTGACTTTGTCCTTGGCCTTGCCTAACCTGTCGGCTCTTTTCTGTTGCAGTCTCGTCCATTTGGTGTTGCGCTGCTTTTTGGAGGAGTTGATGAGAAGGGACCCCAGCTGTAAGTTCGTCTTTCTTAATCCAGGCCAACTCTGGGAAGAGACAAAACCTCTACTGAAACTTCCCAGGACACTTTAATGACTTGATTCTGGGATTTTACTTAAGCCAAACACTTGGGGTTTATCCTATTATGTACCTGATGTGTTTGTTAATGCTTTTAAACCCTTCCTTTCAAAGCACGGGTTGCAGTAGCCTGAGCACTGGCTGCTTGTTTGGGGTTGAAGAGAATGCCATGTCTTCACTGAATCCTtgcttttttaatgtggtttcctgggcaggagggaggtgtTAAAGCTCTCCTCGTCCCAAGTTTATTCTTACCTTTCCCTAAAGGACTAGCAGAGCCACTGGTAACATAATATGTGGAGCCTGCTGTAACATTCCTTGGGGAGGTGGTGGAGTGCTTGTAACCTGAACTCATGTGCTTCAAACACTCAGCCTCTGCTGGAGGTGGGAATGGCTCAGGAGAGCCAGCCCAATAACATCTCCCCATGGTCTCCCTCCCAGGAGCAGTAGTGAAAacttgctggttttatttaaaaaaaaaaaaaagaggaggggaataaaaaggaaaatgatacTGCTCTGAGTATGGAGGGCAGTGTCAGGAGTGTATAGCTCTCTGTCTCGCTTATCAGCCCACTGTGGGTCTGCAGGTGGCTCTGGCGCTCCTCAGACCTTGGTTGTCTCCTCTGCATGCCAGGAGGAGAGACCTGCTGCTGTAGTAATCGCAGCAGTTCCCTGAGGAGGCTGGACGCAGTGAGGGGCTGCCACGAGCTGTGCCCCGAATTGGCAGACAAGCTGTTGCTCCTGAGGAGCCCTTGTTCTTCCCCAGCTCTGAGCCATGCAGAGACCTCTGGGGAGTGCTGTGGGTCTGGTGGGAAAGCCCTTGGGGTGCCACGGCTGTTCACTCTCACCCATATTCCTGCAGGTTTCACATGGACCCATCGGGGACATTTGTTCAGTGCGATGCCAGGGCAATTGGCTCTGCCTCGGAAGGTGCGCAGAGCTCTCTGCAAGAGGTTTACCATAAGGTAAAAGGCTGGATTGGGTTTGACATCTTGCAAGTTACAGAGGTACCTCACGACCTACAAGGATCCACTAGTTTCCTTCCCGATAAGTGATTCATAAGACTCTTCTTGTGCTGTAGAGGAGCTGTGTGAGCTTGTCAGGGTGGGGCTTGGTCCTTGGCAGTTGATCCCGTGATTAGATATCAGTGCTGAGCTGCTGGATGAGGATCTCTACGACAACGAGTACTACTACCAGCAGCTTTCCTCTAAGTTGCAGCTGGAACAGGAGACTGGTGTCTGAGATGCCGTCTCTGCCTCTAGCGGGTGATAATTAAGACCATGTCAGGAAGTACTCTATAAATAAAAGAACTGCTATATGAATGCTGCTGGTCGGCATCAGGGCTCAGTATGGGTGCAGCCTGAGCATAAGGAATTAAAGGaagccacttttttttcaccagaTCTGTTAAGCTAGTGAAGTTAATGGTTTTTGTGCTGCAAGTACTGGTGCTATTTGATGTTATATAAAAACTTCCTTCCCTCCATAAGGAGGGAGCTGCCTGTTTTGTGTGGTAAGAAACCAAACACTGTAATGAAAAGCACAATTGATGGTGTTGAATGCTGTAAAGACTTCCAGCCTAAGACTCAATAACCTAATCTGTTCACTAGCAGAATTGTCCCAGAATTGTCCAGATTCTGGGCTCCATGGCTTGTTAACCATCTTCCAAGTGCAAAGTTACTGCAAACACAGCTATCATCACTCTTCGAATGTTGCATGACCCTCTAGTTCTAGTTCCCCCTTGTGCAGGGATTTACATATTTAAAGCATGAAGGCTTCTGCCAAGAGGGAGTCCAGCTTTTCGGAGCTCCCACTGGAGCTTATTGGGGGGAACTGCTTGACAGACATTAACTGGTGAAGAGAAATTGACTCTCATGTCCCGATCCTGACAGTAAGGTTTATGTGCCCAGATTAACAGTTCTTAAGCTTTGTAAAAAGttatacagaaacagaaagtcgCCATCCTTGCAATTGTCACTGTCCTGCCTGAACAGTGCGCTTTGATCTCTTGTTGATGCTGTAGATAACTTGATAAGCTTTTAAATTTGCTGCCAGTGACAGCTTAAAGGATTTGAGAAGAGCGGGAGGGAGAGCAGCATGCTTCCCCAGTCAAAGGGGTAACATACAAGTATGTGCTTGACCGTCAACAATGCAATTAATGACTGATTTGTTTTACAGTCAATGACACTGAAAGAGGCAATCAAATCTTCCCTCGTCATCCTGAAACAAGTTATGGAGGAGAAACTGAATGCAACCAACATTGAGGTAACTGCGACTCTGTTAGCAGCGTGTGATTGTGGTTTGTGGCACATGGTGTGGAACAGAAGTCTTCACAGCCTGTAGTCTTTGCTTCCTCGGTGCAAATCGTGCTGGCTATGCAGCACATGTCTCAGTGTCTTGCATTTTAAACATCCAGGTGAGAAAGCTGCCTGCTTGCTTTCTGGAGAGAAGGGTTGCTTCTGCTTCTAGAGCAAGGAATGAGTTGGTGGAGCAGTTCAGGACTTCCCAAGCCaatggctggctggctgcagatGTTCTTGCTCTTTCAAGCTGCCCGTTGTAGCATGTCCTGTGTGGCGCATTGGAAAGGTTGAAGCTTTCTTTTGACTTCTGTAGGTGTGCAGCCTGGCCCGTTTGCCTGGCTAATCCATGAGTGCTGGCAGAAGTGATTCCTGTGGGGCTCCCTGGATGTGGGCTGGAGCCCCTGCTGACCTTACACAGACCGAGTCAGCCAGCAGCAACCTGTCGTGCCAGCCAGatcactttttcttcccctgggTTTagccattctttttttccctggtacTTGTAATATTAGAAGGAATGAAAATTATACAGCTTCTGGACTTGCTATATTCAGTCTTGGGTTGGTGCCAAAAATCTGTTGGACAGGAGGACCAAAGAGGTAAAGCCTGGTGAAGCCTCCAGGAATGAATGTGCTCCTCTAACCTCCGGCTTTTGCCCACAAGCAGTCAGGCTTGCAGAGCTCAGCTTGATCCGAGCATGCAGTGCTCTCAGAGATCTCCACAAACATAGTGGTACCTGTCCCCTTAAACCCTGCTTGTTAGACTTGTAAGGTTCCTTTTTAGGTAGCAAAGGTAAAAACCTTTCCAGTTTGTTAGTGATAATGGATAAATGATGAGCAAGGCTGGCGTATAGAGTTTGCTTCTATTTCTGGCAGGTTATGAGACACTAGACCTTTTCAAATCATGTCATTCCGACTCCTGAGCTGCTCTTCTCCTGCCGTTCTCCTATTCCTTTCCTCCAAGTGCTGGGAATCTGTTTCCCAAACAGCCTAAAAGTGtgcattgccttttttttttttttttattaaatactgcTGCTGGGGACCCTTCCTGACATGATTAACCAGCTTCCTTTGGGGGAAAGGGCCAACAGCATGCCAAAAACTTAGACGGTCTGTCCAGAAATGATGCCAGCTGGCTAAAATCTGCTTCCCCAGATGCCCTCCCAACCCGCACTAATTAGTTCTCTCTTGATCAGCTTCGGATCTCTTCTGGAAGATCTGCAGTACAGTGTGAAGAAATTGAGGCAGAGGAGCGTGTACAGTATCCTTATGTCATGTCCCCGTTTAACAGGGCTTAACTGTGCTTGGCAAAGCTCTGAACGTGTTGAGGAATCATATCAGGGTtaagtatgagaagaatgtgcTGAGGATTAAAAGGTCTCTATTGACTCAAGTCACCCTTCTGGCTGAAAATCTTCTACCTGAAgtggctgctttgctttctagCCTTGTAGAAGTATGTGGTGCTCTGGTTTATTTACTCTAGCCACTTCCCTTTCTTGTGTGGGATTTTCCATCTAGCAACAAAGAGAAGGGACAAAGTGTGGTCATGGAAGAGTTAAATCCGTTGGCAGTGAAGGTCAGGAGCCTTAAAGAATTgttatgctttaaaattaattacttccCTGTGAAGCCTGTAAGGGAATAGTTGAATTAAGCTTTTGTGTGTAGGGAGAAGGTGAGGCACAGGTTCGAGCAGAATAGTTGGTGTCTCTGAATCCTTGTTTTGGGTTTCAGGGGGTATATATGTGAGTTGTCATGTCTGTTTGGGTCTAGCATCAGGCCAGCGCCCATACAGGTGATTTGAGGTGCCTAAAGTGGCATCTGCAAGTGTGTTTGACTGGTTTGAGAGTGCCAGCTGAAACGTGGGCTGTCAGGTGCTCTCAGGCTGGGTGTTCAGGACACTTCTCCTTAAAAAAGCCTTATGGCTACCCTCCCTCTACCCCAAAAGCGTGTCCTACCATCTCGTGCTGTTTTATGGGAGACCTTGCAAGCAGAGAAGCCTAGGAAGAGCTCTGGGATTCACTGGGAccctctgcagctttccttCAGCTTACTGCAACCAAACACTTTGATCCCTTAAGAGTAAAGAGGGACTCCCGATGCTGGGGGGTGCCTGTGAGTGAGATCT
Protein-coding sequences here:
- the PSMA5 gene encoding proteasome subunit alpha type-5, with the translated sequence MFLTRSEYDRGVNTFSPEGRLFQVEYAIEAIKLGSTAIGIQTSEGVCLAVEKRITSPLMEPSSIEKIVEIDSHIGCAMSGLIADAKTLIDKARVETQNHWFTYNETMTVESVTQAVSNLALQFGEEDADPGAMSRPFGVALLFGGVDEKGPQLFHMDPSGTFVQCDARAIGSASEGAQSSLQEVYHKSMTLKEAIKSSLVILKQVMEEKLNATNIELATVEPGMKFHMYTKEELEEVIKDI